A window of Xyrauchen texanus isolate HMW12.3.18 chromosome 10, RBS_HiC_50CHRs, whole genome shotgun sequence contains these coding sequences:
- the LOC127650139 gene encoding CTP synthase 1, translated as MKYILVTGGVISGIGKGIIASSVGTILKSCGLHVTAIKIDPYINIDAGTFSPYEHGEVFVLDDGGEVDLDLGNYERFLDIRLTKDNNLTTGKIYQSVINKERRGDYLGKTVQVVPHITDAIQEWVMRQAKVPVDDDDVEPQVCVIELGGTVGDIESMPFIEAFRQFQFKVKRENFCNIHVSMVPQPSATGEQKTKPTQNSVRELRGLGLSPDLIMCRCSTPLDNSVKEKISMFCHVEPVQVICVHDVSSIYRVPLLLEDQGVVGYFCRRLDLPIETRPRRMLMKWKEMSDRSDRLLEHCSIALVGKYTKFSDSYASVIKALEHSALSISHKLEVKYIDSADLEPNTAREEPVKYHEAWQKLCSADGILVPGGFGVRGTEGKIHAINWARKQKKPFLGVCLGMQLAVCEFARNMLGWSDANSTEFDPDSKHPVVIDMPEHNPGQMGGTMRLGKRRTIFQSKKSILRTLYGDVDYVDERHRHRFEVNPELKQHFEEKGFRFVGQDVEGERMEVIELDDHPYFVGVQYHPEFTSRPIKPSPPYLGLLLAAAGRLPSYLQKGCRLSPRDTYSDQSGSSSPDSEIANYKLCSMTQD; from the exons ATGAAGTATATTCTAGTGACGGGTGGCGTTATCTCTGGCATTGGAAAGGGCATTATAGCCAGCAGTGTGGGCACCATTCTCAAGTCCTGCGGGCTACATGTCACAGCCATCAAGATCGACCCATACATTAACATAGATGCAGGGACCTTCTCACCGTATGAGCATG GTGAGGTGTTCGTGTTGGATGATGGAGGAGAAGTTGATCTGGATCTAGGAAACTATGAACGCTTTCTGGACATCCGGCTCACCAAAGACAACAACCTGACCACCGGCAAGATCTACCAGTCAGTTATTAACAAAGAGCGTAGAGGAGATTACCTGGGCAAAACTGTACAGG TGGTGCCGCACATAACTGATGCTATTCAGGAGTGGGTGATGCGTCAAGCCAAAGTTCCtgtagatgatgatgatgttgagcCACAAGTGTGTGTCATTGAG CTGGGCGGTACAGTAGGAGACATAGAGAGCATGCCTTTCATTGAGGCCTTCAGACAGTTCCAGTTTAAAGTGAAGAGAGAGAATTTCTGTAATATTCACGTCAGTATGGTGCCACAG CCCAGTGCGACGGGAGAACAGAAAACCAAACCCACTCAGAACAGTGTGAGAGAGCTCAGAGGACTGGGACTGTCACCTGACCTG ATAATGTGCCGATGCTCCACTCCACTGGATAACTCAGTTAAAGAGAAGATCTCCATGTTCTGTCATGTGGAACCTGTACAG GTGATCTGTGTCCATGATGTCTCGTCCATCTACAGAGTTCCTCTGCTATTAGAGGACCAGGGTGTCGTGGGATACTTCTGTCGCAGACTAGACCTGCCCATCGAAACCAGACCCAGAAGAATGCTCATGAAGTGGAAAGAGATGTCAGACAG ATCAGACAGGTTGTTGGAGCATTGCTCTATCGCTCTTGTGGGGAAGTACACTAAGTTCTCCGACTCGTACGCCTCTGTGATCAAAGCCCTGGAGCACTCTGCTCTCTCCATCAGCCACAAACTAGAGGTCAAG TATATTGACTCTGCAGATTTGGAGCCTAACACAGCACGGGAAGAGCCAGTGAAGTATCATGAAGCCTGGCAGAAGCTGTGCAGTGCAGA TGGTATTTTAGTGCCAGGAGGTTTTGGAGTGAGAGGGACGGAGGGCAAGATTCACGCCATCAACTGGGCCAGAAAACAGAAGAAACCTTTCCTAG GCGTGTGTTTAGGGATGCAGCTAGCTGTGTGTGAATTTGCTAGGAACATGTTGGGCTGGTCAG ATGCAAACTCTACAGAATTTGACCCAGACTCAAAGCATCCTGTG GTGATTGACATGCCTGAGCACAATCCAGGGCAAATGGGGGGAACTATGCGGTTGGGAAAGAGACGGACCATTTTCCAGAGCAAAAAGAGCATTCTTA GAACGCTTTATGGTGATGTAGACTATGTAGATGAAAGACACAGGCATCGTTTTGAG GTGAATCCAGAGCTGAAGCAGCACTTTGAGGAGAAGGGCTTCAGGTTTGTGGGTCAGGATGTGGAGGGTGAGAGGATGGAGGTCATTGAGCTGGACG ATCACCCGTATTTTGTTGGCGTTCAGTATCACCCAGAGTTCACATCCAGACCCATTAAACCTTCTCCACCATACTTGGGCCTGCTATTGGCTGCTGCTGGGAGACTTCCAAGTTACCTCCAGAAAGGCTGTCGGCTTTCACCACG AGATACATATAGTGACCAGAGTGGCAGCAGTTCCCCAGACTCAGAGATTGCAAACTACAAACTTTGCTCAATGACCCAAGATTAA